A genomic window from Candidatus Ancaeobacter aquaticus includes:
- a CDS encoding AMP-binding protein — protein sequence MNNAFLLHKKLKETVENNPDKIIIEAKNESGYRSYTYAVLYENISKISSFLTDSGLRKSDRVALILENMPEWPMIYFGILKAGGIAVPIDSQSSDIEIEAIINDCCARYVFCTRRLLTGVKKASSVQKVIIIDASDKDTAYVSLETVFKSPMDNRRPPEGGRVEDSASIIYTSGTVGRPKGVVLTHKNFSSNLSSIQTLNLITKNDIILSILPLHHSFPFMCNLLVPIICGARIIYIKHFDPEKIIQCMNEKEVTILTLVPHILSMFQKGIEKRMGSIKGIRKELLKLTVKSGWFLRCKTRMNTSKICLKKLHCAFGEKLRFIACGGARLDPSITEYFFALGFTVLEGYGLTETSPVVTINTLDTYKIGSVGKIIPGVEVSIDKPDKEGKGEILVKGPNVMEGYYNRPDEAQAVIEDGWFCTGDEGFIDGDGFVYITGRLKEVMVLDSGKNIYPDEIESHYKQSHFIKEICVVDIEKGEHVQIHAVVVPDYEYFKKRGIINIENSIRWDFENYSKELPIYQRIMGFIITDQELSKTRLGKLKRYEVKDAYVKQLSQEKDVGGEEQLSDADKELYALSITGVLLKYLSKRCKRKVTLFEHLELDLGIDSLSRVEIISDLSQLLHYELPDDFLSDVYTVKDLVVKLQLLSPHVTCIKMNESKTLWEKVLEVLPPDAVLKKIELEPSIISKIITIGAQCIYGYFFKVRCGFTVEGKENLPGKGPFVLCANHTSYLDGLAIMQALGYRYIKETYFLGYREIFERGYLKYLMKAMRVIQIDAAGELVNALKISNYVLKNGKILSIFPEGERSIDGKVKQFKKGIGIVLKETNVQVVPVYIDGAFESWPRTAEKTTPHRIKVIFGKPVEPKELVDRAGIKEDDIYTDIARTLRSKVIDLKPQ from the coding sequence ATGAACAATGCTTTTTTATTGCACAAAAAATTAAAAGAAACAGTAGAAAATAATCCTGACAAAATAATTATAGAAGCTAAAAATGAATCTGGATATCGTTCATATACCTACGCGGTATTATACGAGAATATTAGCAAGATATCTTCATTTCTAACCGATTCTGGTCTGCGAAAAAGCGATCGAGTTGCCCTTATCTTAGAGAATATGCCTGAGTGGCCAATGATTTATTTTGGCATTCTTAAAGCAGGTGGTATCGCTGTCCCTATAGATTCACAATCATCTGATATTGAAATAGAAGCAATTATTAACGATTGTTGCGCCAGGTATGTTTTTTGTACACGTAGGTTGTTGACGGGAGTAAAAAAAGCATCTTCAGTACAAAAGGTCATCATTATAGATGCTTCTGATAAAGATACTGCATATGTTTCACTAGAAACAGTTTTCAAGAGTCCTATGGACAATAGGAGACCCCCCGAAGGTGGTAGAGTCGAAGACTCTGCGTCAATTATTTACACATCAGGAACTGTAGGTAGACCAAAAGGTGTTGTGCTGACACACAAAAACTTTTCTTCAAATCTATCTTCGATACAAACATTAAACCTTATTACTAAAAACGATATTATCTTATCAATCTTACCGCTTCACCACTCATTTCCTTTTATGTGCAACTTATTAGTTCCTATTATCTGTGGTGCACGTATCATATACATAAAACACTTTGATCCAGAAAAGATTATTCAGTGTATGAACGAAAAAGAAGTAACAATCCTTACGCTTGTTCCGCACATATTATCAATGTTTCAAAAAGGTATTGAAAAAAGGATGGGCAGTATAAAGGGTATAAGAAAAGAGCTATTGAAGCTTACCGTAAAAAGTGGCTGGTTTTTGCGGTGCAAAACACGGATGAATACCTCTAAGATATGTCTAAAAAAATTGCACTGTGCATTTGGTGAAAAACTTCGTTTTATTGCGTGTGGCGGTGCGCGATTAGATCCATCAATAACGGAGTATTTTTTTGCATTAGGATTTACTGTTTTAGAGGGATATGGTCTTACAGAAACAAGTCCGGTAGTTACAATAAATACACTGGATACATATAAGATCGGTTCTGTAGGGAAAATTATTCCGGGAGTAGAAGTATCTATAGATAAGCCTGATAAGGAAGGAAAAGGTGAAATACTTGTAAAAGGACCAAATGTAATGGAGGGCTATTATAATCGCCCGGATGAGGCGCAGGCTGTGATAGAAGATGGATGGTTTTGTACAGGGGATGAAGGTTTTATTGATGGTGATGGGTTTGTTTATATTACCGGCAGATTAAAAGAGGTTATGGTTCTTGATTCTGGGAAAAATATATATCCGGACGAAATTGAATCGCATTACAAACAGTCACACTTTATTAAGGAAATATGTGTTGTTGATATTGAAAAAGGGGAACATGTCCAGATACATGCTGTTGTTGTGCCTGATTATGAATATTTTAAAAAGAGGGGAATAATAAATATTGAAAACAGTATCAGATGGGATTTTGAAAATTATTCTAAAGAACTTCCTATCTATCAGAGAATTATGGGATTTATTATAACAGACCAAGAATTATCTAAAACACGCCTTGGAAAACTAAAAAGATACGAGGTGAAAGATGCGTATGTAAAACAATTATCTCAGGAAAAAGATGTGGGCGGCGAAGAACAGTTATCAGATGCAGATAAAGAGCTCTATGCATTATCTATTACCGGTGTTTTACTGAAATATCTCAGTAAACGATGTAAAAGAAAAGTTACGCTATTTGAGCACTTAGAGCTTGATCTTGGGATAGATTCCCTTTCGCGTGTTGAGATAATAAGCGATTTATCACAGTTGTTGCACTATGAGCTTCCAGATGATTTTCTTTCTGATGTGTATACAGTAAAAGATTTGGTTGTAAAACTGCAGTTGTTATCGCCACACGTTACATGTATTAAAATGAATGAGTCGAAGACTTTGTGGGAGAAAGTATTGGAGGTATTGCCGCCAGATGCGGTTCTTAAGAAGATTGAGTTAGAGCCTTCTATTATATCTAAAATAATAACGATTGGGGCACAGTGTATTTATGGATATTTTTTTAAAGTGCGGTGTGGTTTTACTGTAGAAGGAAAAGAAAATCTTCCCGGGAAGGGCCCTTTTGTACTTTGTGCGAACCATACCAGTTATCTTGATGGTCTCGCCATAATGCAAGCTTTAGGATATAGATATATAAAAGAAACGTATTTTCTGGGATATAGGGAAATATTCGAGCGCGGATATCTTAAGTACCTTATGAAAGCGATGAGGGTAATTCAGATTGATGCGGCGGGTGAATTGGTTAATGCGTTAAAAATATCAAATTATGTACTGAAAAATGGGAAAATCCTTTCAATATTTCCTGAAGGTGAAAGGTCAATAGATGGTAAGGTGAAACAATTCAAGAAAGGGATAGGCATTGTGCTGAAAGAAACAAATGTACAGGTTGTGCCGGTATATATTGATGGGGCATTTGAGTCGTGGCCGAGAACAGCAGAAAAAACAACTCCTCACAGGATAAAAGTTATATTTGGAAAACCGGTAGAGCCTAAAGAATTAGTGGACAGAGCGGGGATAAAAGAGGATGATATATATACTGATATTGCACGTACATTGAGAAGTAAAGTAATCGATTTAAAGCCACAATGA
- a CDS encoding undecaprenyl-diphosphate phosphatase: MWEKILYNVILGVVQGVTEFLPVSSSGHLVITHNLFGFEEPQLFVDIVLHVGTLIAVLLFLWKDVCDITIGFIKGAVDILRGNKNVYKESSTFRMGIYIIIATIPTGIMGILLKDWFESLFGSIGMVGFFLLITGGILFFTKYYLHREKKEINIIDVILLGIVQGCAICPGISRSGITISTGIYRGIDPVKAAKFSFLISIPAIIGATLVQCKDVVSFSSTDIGYVLIGFFVSIIAGYCSLVLLLKLVRAYKLYYFSFYCWSVGLIIIIYMLMKQ; the protein is encoded by the coding sequence ATGTGGGAAAAAATACTTTATAATGTGATTCTTGGTGTGGTGCAGGGTGTAACAGAGTTTTTGCCTGTATCAAGCTCGGGGCATCTTGTCATTACCCATAATCTGTTTGGTTTTGAAGAACCTCAACTTTTTGTTGATATTGTTTTGCATGTGGGTACATTAATCGCCGTCCTTTTATTCTTATGGAAAGATGTCTGCGACATTACTATTGGATTCATAAAAGGTGCAGTTGACATTCTGAGAGGGAATAAAAATGTGTATAAAGAGAGTTCCACATTCAGAATGGGGATATATATCATTATTGCGACGATACCAACGGGAATAATGGGCATTTTATTGAAAGACTGGTTTGAATCATTGTTTGGTTCAATAGGTATGGTAGGGTTCTTTTTGCTCATTACCGGGGGTATCCTGTTTTTTACGAAGTATTATTTACATAGAGAGAAAAAAGAAATAAACATAATAGATGTTATTCTGCTGGGTATCGTGCAGGGATGCGCGATATGCCCGGGTATATCACGCTCAGGTATTACAATATCAACGGGTATCTATAGAGGGATCGATCCGGTTAAGGCCGCAAAGTTCTCTTTTCTTATATCTATTCCCGCAATAATTGGTGCAACGCTTGTTCAGTGTAAAGATGTCGTCAGTTTTTCCTCTACCGATATTGGATATGTTCTCATTGGTTTTTTTGTCTCAATAATAGCAGGGTACTGTTCACTGGTATTGCTTCTTAAATTGGTGCGGGCATATAAACTCTATTATTTCTCGTTTTACTGCTGGTCTGTTGGTCTGATAATAATAATATATATGTTAATGAAACAGTGA